The Phalacrocorax carbo chromosome 28, bPhaCar2.1, whole genome shotgun sequence genome has a window encoding:
- the TMEM79 gene encoding transmembrane protein 79, translating into MAAADPIPPPEELALLEVGKVAPAAHVDKVPPAPGEHSGDPDATLPWDRCQQGARGQPEPVETKRRSSPEGGREDPEEAALTGPPAEAEDEEAPGLPMMAAHVFVPIDPQCIERRPDKQKKQPAPWPQEEGKEGYIPHSDRPHSLRQKQVFIPISPSRYRDPLGFGERVSKPPTEGLQCPCTSDCGTGNLQAVASVVGALLLCPCLIYGAYVFLPFDAPLLPTVSARLVYTLRCAAFATFPIVLGMIVSGISRFCSSALEPFGELQQEVEIHRTYVSQSVHLFILYFFNMAVLATYLPQEVLKLIPLLTGLFAISRLIYWLSYAIGRSFRAFGFSMTFLPLLAMLLWNLYSMFILEPENLLAVATPKPEDQSKDSGAKLRYWG; encoded by the exons ATGGCTGCCGCTGATCCCATCCCGCCCCCTGAGGAGTTGGCTTTGCTGGAGGTGGGGAAGGTGGCCCCGGCTGCCCACGTGGATAAGGTGCCACCAGCCCCGGGTGAACACTCAGGGGACCCTGATGCCACCCTGCCATGGGACCGGTGCCAGCAGGGCGCCCGGGGCCAGCCGGAGCCTGTGGAGACCAAGAGGCGCTCAAGTCCTGAAGGGGGCCGCGAAGACCCCGAGGAGGCTGCTCTTACTGGCCCCCCAGCTGAGGCCGAAGATGAGGAAGCCCCTGGGCTGCCCATGATGGCAGCCCACGTCTTTGTGCCCATCGACCCACAGTGCATTGAGCGGAGACCTGACAAGCAGAAGAAGCAACCCGCCCCATGGCCCCAGGAGGAGGGCAAGGAGGGCTACATCCCCCACAGTGacagaccccacagcctccGCCAGAAGCAGGTCTTCATTCCCATCAGCCCCTCGCGGTACAGGGACCCACTGGGCTTTGGGGAGCGAGTGTCCAAGCCACCGACTGAGGGGCTGCAGTGCCCGTGCACCAGCGACTGCGGCACCGGCAACCTCCAGGCCGTGGCCTCGGTAGTGGGGGCCCTGCTTCTCTGCCCCTGCCTCATCTATGGGGCCTACGTCTTCCTGCCTTTTGATGCCCCGCTGCTGCCCACCGTCAGCGCCCGCCTGGTCTACACACTCCGCTGCGCCGCCTTTGCCACGTTCCCCATTGTTCTGG GCATGATCGTCAGCGGCATCTCCCGCTTCTGCTCTTCCGCACTAGAGCCCTTcggggagctgcagcaggaggtggaGATCCACCGCACCTACGTCTCCCAGTCTGTCCATCTTTTCATCCTCTACTTCTTCAACATGGCTGTGCTGGCCACCTACCTCCCGCAGGAGGTCCTCAAGCTCATCCCTCTGCTCACGGGGCTTTTTGCCATCTCCCG GTTGATTTACTGGCTGTCGTACGCCATCGGGCGCTCCTTCCGTGCCTTTGGCTTCAGCATGACCTTCCTGCCCCTCCTGGCCATGCTGCTCTGGAACCTGTACAGCATGTTCATCCTGGAGCCCGAAAACCTCCTTGCTGTGGCAACGCCAAAGCCTGAGGACCAGTCCAAGGACAGTGGAGCCAAACTCCGGTACTGGGGGTGA